GCCCAACAGGCCGAGCAGCAAAGGTGCGTTGGACTCGGCGGGCGCGGTGCGGAAGTGCTCGTCGACGAGGTGGAAACCGTCGAGCATCTCGCGGAAACGGTCCGGGCCGATGGCGATCATCAGGGAGAGACCGATGGCCGAGTCGTAGGAGTAGCGGCCGCCGACCCAGTCCCAGAACTCGAACATGTTGTCCGTGTCGATGCCGAAGTCCGACACCTTCCCGGCGTTCGTCGACAGCGCCACGAAGTGCTTCGCGACGGCCTTGTCGTCACCGCCGAGACCCTCAAGGAGCCAAGTGCGGGCGGACGTCGCGTTGGTGATCGTCTCGATCGTGGTGAACGTCTTCGACGCGACGATGAACAGCGTCTCGGCCGGGTCCAGGTCGCGAGTGGCCTCGTGCAGGTCGGCGCCGTCCACGTTCGACACGAACCGGACCGTCAACGAGCGGTCGGTGAACGCGCGGAGGGCCTCGTATGCCATCGCAGGGCCGAGGTCGGAGCCGCCGATGCCGATGTTGACGACATTGCGGATACGGCGGCCCGTGTGGCCGGTCCACTCGCCGGAGCGGACACGGTTCGCGAAGGCGGCCATCTTGTCGAGGACGGCGTGGACTTGGGGTACCACGTTCTCGCCGTCGACCTCGACCACCGCGTCACGCGGGGCGCGCAGCGCGGTGTGCAGGACCGCGCGGTCCTCGGTGACGTTGATCTTCTCGCCGCGGAACATCGCGTCGCGGAGGCCGAACACGCCGGTGGCGGTGGCCAGTTCCTGGAGGAGGGCGAGGGTCTCGTCCGTGATCAGGTGCTTGGAGTAGTCGATGCGCAGGTCGCCGACGGTGACCACGT
The nucleotide sequence above comes from Streptomyces sp. N50. Encoded proteins:
- the pgi gene encoding glucose-6-phosphate isomerase; translated protein: MSDSPKLVRRPEWTALEDHRAAELSPQLRELFAADPGRAERYVVTVGDLRIDYSKHLITDETLALLQELATATGVFGLRDAMFRGEKINVTEDRAVLHTALRAPRDAVVEVDGENVVPQVHAVLDKMAAFANRVRSGEWTGHTGRRIRNVVNIGIGGSDLGPAMAYEALRAFTDRSLTVRFVSNVDGADLHEATRDLDPAETLFIVASKTFTTIETITNATSARTWLLEGLGGDDKAVAKHFVALSTNAGKVSDFGIDTDNMFEFWDWVGGRYSYDSAIGLSLMIAIGPDRFREMLDGFHLVDEHFRTAPAESNAPLLLGLLGVWYGNFFDAQSHAVLPYSHYLSKFTAYLQQLDMESNGKSVDRDGNPVEWQTGPVVWGTPGTNGQHAYYQLIHQGTKLIPADFIGFVNPIGELSEGLKAQHDLLMANFFAQTQALAFGKTPDEVRAEGVPEELVPHKTFKGNHPTTTILARELTPSVLGQLIALYEHKVFVQGAVWNIDSFDQWGVELGKVLAKRVEPALTEGADVPGLDSSTAALVATYRTLRNSQEVN